The Leptidea sinapis chromosome 15, ilLepSina1.1, whole genome shotgun sequence genome window below encodes:
- the LOC126968265 gene encoding protein misato, producing the protein MSTREILTLQFGHYSNYVGAHFWNIQELSFDYTGTIKTEVNHDILYREGQNANGQTTYTPRLVLSDLKGSLKTLPATGGLLQETAEDFEWDVVEKIEEPTTSKNEYLSDIDSENPPDTQNKKYNLDETVNTWTDYLYPRFHSQTVNIVKEYSHSDNNGFDISCMGRSLWKSDYGETFSDKIRKYVEECDNMQGFQVNFDCYDGFSGLALGCIEHLTDEYTKPILAHPMIASYFSDNNPSSQEERDKSNLKDSVRLVNIALSLEELAQHTNLFVPLCTGEKGWRKPGSPRLFEHVYYKPELYYHSSALLAAAMDVLSQKYRQKSNFFTMSDICADLTGYGRKMASASFQLPFAMKESEYLIDYLNNNTKPLYTSITPSCKIANDKIFQLITVKGVPESCLKAPMDQAKQQMGLAAYRCRNVKEMFELYFQANNFLSATNITICEKPLEVKTPFPNIFSEDLNKYGFVRDGGNMTERIESCPTIAGYHNGNFMANMIEKLHRETSRIKFEKLHKFKEEGLEPAEYLEVLNRLSEFKDNYEDDLEL; encoded by the exons atGTCTACTCGAGAAATACTAACTCTTCAATTTGGGCATTATTCTAATTATGTTGGCGCACATTTCTGGAATATACAAGAACTTAGTTTTGACTACACCGGTACTATAAAAACCGAAGTTAACCACGATATACTATACCGAGAGGGACAAAATGCAAATGGTCAGACTACATATACTCCTAGACTGGTTTTGAGTGATTTAAAGGGGTCTTTAAAAACTTTACCAGCCACAGGAGGCTTACTACAAGAAACAGCTGAAGACTTTGAATGGGATGTAGTCGAAAAGATAGAAGAGCCAACTACTtcaaaaaatgaatatttaagtgaCATTGATTCTGAAAATCCCCCAGacacacaaaataaaaagtacaacTTAGACGAAACGGTGAATACTTGGACAGATTATTTGTATCCAAGATTTCACTCTCAAACAGTAAATATAGTAAAGGAATACAGTCACAGTGATAAT AATGGGTTTGATATCTCATGTATGGGGCGTTCTTTATGGAAATCTGATTATGGTGAAACATTTTCTGATAAAATAAGGAAGTATGTTGAAGAATGTGACAATATGCAGGGTTTCCAAGTAAATTTTGACTGCTATGATGGCTTTAGTGGGCTTGCACTTGGTTGTATAGAACACTTAACAGATGAATACACTAAACCCATCCTTGCCCATCCAATGATTGCCTCCTACTTCAGTGATAATAACCCAAGTAGTCAAGAAGAGAGAGATAAATCAAACTTAAAAGATTCAGTGAGACTTGTTAACATTGCATTGTCATTAGAAGAATTGGCACAGCATACTAATTTATTTGTACCATTATGTACAGGCGAAAAAGGATGGAGAAAACCAGGCAGTCCTCGTTTATTTGAGCATGTTTATTATAAACCAGAACTTTACTACCATTCTTCAGCTTTGTTAGCAGCTGCTATGGATGTTTTAAGTCAAAAGTACAGACAAAAAAGTAACTTCTTTACAATGTCAGATATTTGTGCAGACTTAACTGGCTATGGGAGAAAGATGGCTTCTGCCTCCTTTCAATTACCATTTGCAATGAAAGAGTCAGAGTATCTAATagattacttaaataataatacaaaaccaTTATATACTTCTATCACACCAAGTTGCAAGATTGCAAATGATAAAATTTTTCAGTTAATTACTGTAAAGGGTGTTCCAGAAAGTTGTTTGAAAGCACCTATGGATCAAGCTAAACAACAAATGGGTTTGGCAGCTTACAGATGCAGAAATGTAAAGGAAATGTTTGAATTATATTTCCAAGCTAATAATTTTCTTTCAGCTACTAATATTACCATTTGTGAAAAACCATTGGAAGTAAAAACACCTTttccaaatatattttcagaggatttaaataaatatggttTTGTTAGAGATGGTGGTAATATGACTGAAAGAATTGAAAGTTGCCCAACAATAGCTGGTTACCACAATGGAAATTTTATGGCTAATATGATAGAAAAACTTCACAGGGAAACAAGCAGAATAAAATTCGAGAAATTGCATAAATTTAAAGAAGAGGGTTTAGAACCTGCTGAATACTTAGAAGTTTTAAACAGACTTTCAGAGTTTAAAGATAACTATGAGGATGATTTGGAACTTTAa